The Janthinobacterium lividum genome has a window encoding:
- a CDS encoding DUF1289 domain-containing protein, translating to MADKELPPRPDTPCVAVCSTTFDEICRGCGRSVVEVAHWVSMTDEEKEVVWVRILAQGYPRRNT from the coding sequence ATGGCTGACAAGGAATTGCCGCCCCGTCCCGATACGCCCTGCGTGGCCGTGTGCTCGACGACGTTCGATGAAATCTGCCGCGGCTGCGGTCGTAGCGTAGTGGAAGTGGCCCACTGGGTATCGATGACGGATGAAGAGAAGGAAGTGGTGTGGGTGCGCATCCTGGCGCAAGGCTATCCGCGCCGGAATACTTAA
- a CDS encoding DEAD/DEAH box helicase — MTFESLGLHPSIIAALTESGYTAPTAVQSQAIPAAIEGRDLLVSSQTGSGKTAAFMLPSLHKLASAEQSAAGKTPNQEMQASRARGERPRFKAAQPKMLVLTPTRELALQVTTNTDKYSTGIRRIKAVSILGGMPYPKQMQLLAKNPEILVATPGRLIDHMDSGKIDFSQLEILVLDEADRMLDMGFIDDIEKIVEATPEGRQTMLFSATLDGVVGNMARRITKNPLVIQVASSSNKHENITQRVHFVDDLSHKNRLLDHLLRDETLDQAVVFTATKRDADTIADRLNIAGFSAAALHGDMHQGARNRTLDGMRRGQVKVLVATDVAARGIDVPTITHVFNYDLPKFPEDYVHRIGRTGRAGRNGLAISLVNHAEGMNVKRIERFTKQLIPVNVIEGFEPKKTASAPRSSARPGGWKPGDNRGGAKPAQRTFSKPGAPRKDGAPSTGGGYKGSNPRSTDGARRSYGDR, encoded by the coding sequence ATGACATTTGAATCCTTAGGCCTGCATCCGTCCATCATCGCCGCTCTGACCGAATCGGGCTACACCGCGCCAACCGCGGTACAGTCGCAAGCGATTCCAGCCGCGATCGAAGGCCGTGATCTGCTGGTCTCGTCGCAGACCGGTTCGGGCAAGACGGCAGCTTTCATGCTGCCATCGCTGCACAAACTGGCCAGCGCCGAACAAAGCGCCGCCGGCAAGACGCCAAATCAGGAAATGCAAGCATCGCGCGCCCGCGGCGAGCGTCCACGCTTCAAGGCTGCCCAGCCAAAAATGCTGGTGCTGACGCCAACGCGCGAACTGGCCCTGCAAGTAACGACCAACACCGACAAGTACAGCACCGGCATCCGCCGCATCAAGGCCGTGTCTATCCTGGGCGGCATGCCTTACCCTAAACAGATGCAATTGCTGGCCAAGAATCCTGAGATTCTGGTCGCTACCCCTGGCCGTCTGATCGACCACATGGACTCGGGCAAGATCGACTTCTCGCAACTGGAAATCCTGGTGCTGGACGAAGCCGACCGCATGCTGGACATGGGTTTCATCGACGACATCGAAAAGATCGTGGAAGCGACGCCAGAAGGCCGTCAAACCATGCTGTTCTCGGCAACCTTGGATGGCGTCGTCGGTAACATGGCCCGCCGCATCACGAAAAACCCGCTGGTCATCCAGGTGGCAAGCTCGAGCAACAAGCATGAAAACATCACCCAGCGCGTCCACTTCGTCGACGATCTGTCGCACAAGAATCGCCTGCTGGACCACCTGCTGCGCGACGAAACGCTGGACCAGGCTGTTGTGTTTACCGCCACCAAGCGTGACGCCGACACCATCGCCGACCGTCTGAACATCGCCGGTTTCTCGGCTGCCGCCTTGCACGGCGACATGCACCAGGGCGCGCGTAACCGCACCCTGGACGGCATGCGCCGCGGCCAGGTCAAAGTGCTGGTTGCCACCGACGTTGCCGCCCGCGGTATCGACGTGCCAACGATCACCCACGTGTTCAACTACGATCTGCCGAAGTTCCCGGAAGACTACGTCCACCGCATCGGCCGTACCGGCCGCGCTGGCCGCAATGGCCTGGCCATTTCGCTGGTGAACCACGCTGAAGGCATGAACGTCAAGCGCATCGAACGCTTCACCAAGCAATTGATCCCGGTCAATGTCATCGAAGGTTTCGAGCCGAAGAAAACGGCATCGGCCCCACGTTCGAGCGCCCGTCCAGGCGGCTGGAAACCAGGCGACAACCGTGGCGGCGCAAAGCCAGCCCAACGCACGTTCAGCAAACCAGGCGCACCACGCAAAGACGGCGCGCCTAGCACCGGCGGCGGCTACAAGGGTTCCAATCCGCGCAGCACCGACGGCGCACGCCGCAGCTACGGCGACCGTTAA
- a CDS encoding transglycosylase SLT domain-containing protein codes for MHENSFKSTVLAALALALAPALSQAYEAGVESDNAPVAAAAPALIPMTAQVTAKLPTLDNRLQKTDRLLKNLSDNSDPLREADVWGRIRSGYAIPDINNQLVANHVNWYATRPDYIARTTARASRYIFHVVQELEKRGMPTELALLPFIESAFNPQAFSSANAAGMWQFVPATGRDFNLKQNMFKDERRGVLASTDAALTYLQRLYDMFGDWQLALAAYNWGEGSVQRAIKKNQALGKPTDFESLADLMPAETRNYVPKLQAVKNIIANPAQFGLTLPVVDNQPYFTAIDKTSDIDITVAAQLAELSMDEFKALNPQFNRPVIIGGEKTKILLPQENAAKFTTNLAQWGHALSSWTTHKITNARERIETLASKFGTTADVLRQANNIPQRTSLRAGSTILVPKTSATMNKDITQEIADSATMLLEADRPERAAKALRRAAKGGKVQAAPISLVKPRIQRGGGNNRAKARH; via the coding sequence ATGCACGAAAACTCCTTTAAATCTACCGTCCTGGCGGCGTTGGCCCTGGCGCTTGCGCCCGCCCTCAGCCAGGCGTACGAAGCCGGTGTTGAGAGCGATAACGCGCCAGTCGCCGCCGCCGCACCTGCCTTGATCCCGATGACCGCCCAGGTCACGGCGAAACTCCCCACCCTCGACAACCGCCTGCAAAAGACCGACCGTCTGCTGAAAAACCTCAGCGACAATTCCGATCCGCTGCGCGAAGCCGACGTCTGGGGCCGCATCCGCAGCGGCTATGCGATTCCCGACATCAACAACCAGCTGGTAGCGAATCACGTCAACTGGTACGCCACCCGCCCCGACTACATCGCCCGCACCACGGCGCGCGCCTCGCGCTACATCTTCCACGTGGTGCAGGAACTGGAAAAGCGCGGCATGCCGACGGAACTGGCCTTGCTGCCATTCATCGAGTCCGCCTTCAACCCGCAAGCATTCTCCAGCGCCAATGCGGCCGGCATGTGGCAATTCGTGCCCGCCACGGGACGCGATTTCAACCTCAAGCAAAACATGTTCAAGGACGAGCGCCGCGGCGTGCTGGCCTCGACCGATGCGGCCCTGACATACCTGCAGCGCCTGTATGACATGTTTGGCGACTGGCAACTGGCCCTGGCCGCCTACAACTGGGGCGAAGGCTCGGTGCAGCGCGCCATCAAGAAAAACCAGGCGCTGGGCAAGCCGACCGACTTCGAAAGCCTGGCTGACCTGATGCCGGCCGAAACGCGCAACTACGTGCCGAAACTGCAAGCGGTGAAAAACATCATCGCCAATCCGGCCCAGTTCGGCCTGACCCTGCCCGTGGTCGACAACCAGCCGTATTTCACGGCCATCGACAAGACCAGCGACATCGACATTACCGTTGCCGCCCAGCTGGCCGAACTGTCGATGGATGAATTCAAGGCCCTGAATCCGCAATTTAACCGCCCCGTCATCATCGGCGGCGAAAAGACCAAGATTCTGTTGCCACAGGAAAACGCCGCCAAGTTCACCACCAACCTGGCGCAATGGGGCCACGCCTTGTCGAGCTGGACCACACACAAGATCACCAATGCGCGCGAACGCATCGAAACCCTGGCGTCGAAATTCGGCACCACGGCCGACGTGCTGCGCCAGGCCAATAACATTCCCCAGCGCACCAGTCTGCGCGCCGGCTCCACCATCCTCGTGCCGAAAACCTCGGCCACGATGAACAAGGACATCACTCAGGAAATCGCCGACAGCGCCACCATGTTGCTGGAAGCGGACCGTCCGGAACGGGCCGCCAAGGCACTGCGCCGCGCCGCCAAGGGTGGCAAGGTGCAAGCCGCGCCAATTTCCCTGGTGAAACCGCGCATCCAGCGTGGCGGTGGCAACAACAGAGCAAAAGCCCGTCACTGA
- a CDS encoding DUF1415 domain-containing protein codes for MNTPPRHDDDNAVIIANTVAWLEKAVIGLNLCPFAKAVHVKKQIRYVVCESSNPEDLLAMLMDELQTLADTDPEQIDTTLLIHPYTLNDFLDYNEFLDVADAAVEDMHLAGELQVASFHPNYQFAETFEDDISNYTNRSPYPTLHLLREDSIERAVEAFPEASEIFDKNIATLEALGTEGWEKLGLPKVS; via the coding sequence ATGAACACCCCGCCGCGCCACGACGACGACAATGCCGTCATCATCGCCAATACCGTTGCCTGGCTGGAAAAGGCCGTGATTGGCCTGAACCTGTGCCCGTTCGCCAAGGCCGTGCACGTCAAGAAGCAGATCCGCTATGTGGTGTGCGAATCGAGCAATCCGGAAGATTTGCTGGCGATGCTGATGGACGAGCTGCAAACCCTGGCCGACACGGATCCCGAGCAGATCGACACGACCTTGCTGATCCACCCGTACACCCTGAACGATTTCCTCGACTATAACGAGTTTCTCGATGTGGCCGACGCGGCCGTGGAAGACATGCACCTGGCAGGCGAACTGCAAGTGGCCAGTTTCCACCCGAACTACCAGTTCGCCGAGACGTTCGAGGACGACATCAGTAACTACACCAACCGTTCGCCCTACCCGACCTTGCACCTGCTGCGCGAAGACAGCATCGAGCGTGCCGTCGAGGCGTTCCCGGAAGCGTCGGAAATTTTTGACAAGAATATTGCCACACTGGAAGCGCTGGGCACCGAAGGCTGGGAAAAGCTTGGCTTGCCGAAGGTGTCCTGA
- the fabI gene encoding enoyl-ACP reductase FabI — MAFLQGKKILITGLLSNRSIAYGIAKACHREGATLAFTYVGERFKERITEFAAEFGSELIFDCDVSSDEQISAVFSDLAHHWEHLDGFVHAIGFAPREAIAGDFLDGLSRDSFRIAHDISAYSFPAMAKAALPLLHPGASVLTLTYLGAVRAVPYYNTMGLAKASLEASVRYLAESLGPRGIRANGISAGPIKTLAASGIKDFSKLLGFVAEHAPLRRNVTIEEVGNTAAFLLSDLASGITGEITYVDGGFSQVMAVNPEVE; from the coding sequence ATGGCTTTCTTGCAAGGCAAAAAAATCCTCATCACGGGCTTGCTATCGAACCGCTCCATCGCCTATGGCATCGCCAAGGCTTGCCACCGCGAAGGCGCCACTCTCGCCTTCACGTATGTGGGCGAACGCTTCAAGGAACGCATCACGGAATTTGCGGCGGAATTTGGCAGCGAACTGATATTCGACTGCGACGTTTCCAGCGATGAACAGATCAGCGCCGTCTTCAGCGATCTGGCGCATCACTGGGAACATCTCGACGGTTTCGTGCACGCCATCGGTTTTGCGCCGCGCGAGGCGATCGCCGGCGACTTCCTCGACGGCCTGTCGCGCGACAGCTTCCGCATCGCGCACGATATTTCCGCCTACAGTTTTCCCGCCATGGCCAAGGCCGCCCTGCCCCTGCTGCATCCGGGCGCCAGCGTATTGACCCTGACTTACCTGGGCGCCGTACGCGCCGTGCCCTACTACAACACCATGGGCCTGGCCAAGGCGTCGCTGGAAGCGTCCGTGCGTTACCTGGCCGAATCGCTGGGCCCGCGCGGCATTCGCGCCAATGGCATTTCGGCCGGCCCCATCAAGACACTGGCCGCGTCCGGCATCAAGGATTTCAGTAAACTCCTGGGCTTTGTCGCCGAGCACGCCCCGCTGAGGCGCAATGTCACCATAGAGGAGGTGGGCAACACGGCCGCCTTTTTGCTGTCCGACCTGGCGTCGGGCATCACGGGCGAGATTACCTACGTCGATGGCGGATTTTCGCAAGTAATGGCGGTGAATCCCGAAGTAGAGTGA